A genomic stretch from Sebastes fasciatus isolate fSebFas1 chromosome 23, fSebFas1.pri, whole genome shotgun sequence includes:
- the bltp3b gene encoding bridge-like lipid transfer protein family member 3B isoform X1: protein MAGLIKKQILKHLSRFAKNLSPDKINLSTLKGEGQLTNLELDEEVLQSLLDLPTWLAINRVECNKAAIRIPWTKLKTHPISLTLDKVVMEMSTCDEPRPANGPSPIATASGQSEYGFAEKVVEGISLSINSIVIRISAKAFNASFELSQLQVYSVNTSWSISDLRFTRIQDPQRGEILTFKEISWQMIRIEADAIQSAEHEMLSAPIRLITNQSKIRVTLKRRIKDCNVVASKLILVLDDLLWVLTDSQLKAMVQYAKSLSEAMEKSAQQRKSMATEDQESSAPPSDKQVRTQQASTAADQSATMANLFSAYDVCETSHHLQITHLDLHICDDIHVKDKVSNKRITGGAMQLSFSSITLDYYPFHRAGDSCAHWMHYSEATKTREGWARSLLDEFKSNVEMLKSAVRDQPGPTPPQGSPQHGKINTSSSASFSPPLPQSSKTQLTSSSVVLRIADFSIYQVSTADQRRSSPKTMISCNKKSLYLPPEMPAIHVEFTEYYFPDGKDYPIPCPNLYAQLNALQLVLDPRSLVWLNLFALDLRQSLQQFMEIYKLSDSQKPEEHVDIKVDGLMLKVVIPTDRDASCPADLPRSISVQTSEMVATNTRHPANCTRSHLEALLQAFEEEPFFSPCFTSFPRSSSSLPLLHPVFQRHAHEQDTKLHDIYRGLVAPSLGTDALKMPACADFWALHFAQFWVDYEGTRGGKGRPQPFVDSFPLTVWAGQPAKIVQHQERLRVAAGSVLSRSTSGESVTRLQRKRLLKDYYSTQNATEPPSNGLHKPISLDSLPSSSSPSSSSSKDADLHVLVHVQKHLSAQVSHRQYVFLMHLQRSIKALQHTLQQDLEEMGCKKDRKDPSQRPADHQPFTACLGLLLKSAEVSLLLKPVPQPEGSRSPMGSELSPSESRGTLEPGSDAGEGAEKGSDGAGSGSEGGGGGGAKGACTVDQLLCAEGLEGGASHGLAPLIPDSTTSNHKASVDGRTSAKNSGRRSSDEGGEAVVDGPVGGEDDSKAQTSDPLSDWSDKDQAAAAKMPQSVSRKGSLSVVSDLLSSSNSSRSTSLYSMSNIGRLMRDRSQSSFSVSYKNMKKSPSLQSLDNISIDSYLMEDGDAYSLLERDDVSMSGFKDAISEQSATESATEAVTGQEQEGGVSPDTVSATSQSIDDATKDIVSVLVLKVQSVCVAMEALGESTAAALQVGQVTPNQMGNVSLRQYLSNRSLGMVCSVPIPAQSSQAGGELRSASAGGLHGPEVRARLESGPCAAAHSPLAERNGFLQLRLHGYQASFLMSTLRNMAHFLEDDSAPQVLPMEISVRDTHVNLKDDGPRDNPSDSESSPITLHVDSLVIHRRDDGSFSIGVDTAAENQPRVDDALIDSALTPVAEAVGGVFAIPEATQTQAPPTSPPPSSREKMLVEENECLKVELSRTKMALAEAQMEKDSLLHRMKNLKVNTS from the exons ACTCTGGATAAAGTGGTGATGGAGATGAGCACCTGTGATGAGCCCCGCCCCGCCAATGGCCCGTCTCCCATAGCAACAGCGTCAGGACAAAG TGAATATGGCTTTGCTGAGAAGGTGGTAGAGGGGATCTCACTGTCCATCAACTCCATCGTCATCAGGATCAGTGCCAAGGCCTTTAACGCCTCCTTCGAGCTCTCCCAGCTGCAGGTCTACAGCGTCAACACCAGCTGGAGCATCAGTGACCTGCGATTCACCCGCATCCAGGACCCTCAGAGGGGAGAG ATCCTGACGTTCAAGGAGATCAGCTGGCAGATGATCCGTATCGAGGCTGACGCCATCCAGAGCGCCGAGCATGAGATGTTGAGCGCCCCCATTCGCCTCATCACCAACCAGTCCAAGATCAGAGTCACTCTCAAGAGACGG ATTAAGGACTGTAACGTGGTGGCCTCCAAGCTGATTCTGGTCCTGGACGACCTGCTGTGGGTGCTGACCGACTCCCAGCTCAAAGCCATGGTGCAGTATGCCAAGTCTCTCAGCGAGGCCATGGAGAAGTCGGCGCAGCAGAGGAAGAGCATGGCCACGGAGGACCAG GAGTCATCAGCTCCACCCTCGGACAAGCAGGTGCGCACCCAGCAGGCGTCCACGGCAGCCGACCAGAGCGCGACCATGGCCAATCTGTTCAGCGCCTACGACGTGTGCGAGACGTCCCACCACCTCCAGATCACACACCTCGACCTGCACATCTGCGACGACATCCACGTTAAGGATAAAG TGAGCAATAAGAGGATAACGGGCGGAGCCATGCAGCTTTCCTTCAGCTCCATCACTCTGGACTACTACCCGTTCCACAGAGCAG GTGACAGTTGTGCCCACTGGATGCACTACAGCGAGGCCACCAAGACCAGAGAGGGCTGGGCCCGGAGTCTGCTCGATGAGTTCAAGTCCAACGTGGAGATGTTGAAGAGCGCGGTTCGAGACCAGCCGGGACCGACCCCGCCGCAGGGCTCCCCTCAACacg gTAAAATTAACACCTCCTCCAGCGCTTCCTTCagtcctcctctccctcagaGCTCCAAGACCCAGCTCACGTCCAGCTCTGTTGTCCTCAGGATTGCTGACTTCAGCATCTACCAG GTGTCAACAGCGGACCAGCGCCGCTCCAGCCCCAAGACCATGATCTCCTGCAATAAGAAGTCCTTGTACCTTCCGCCAGAGATGCCGGCCATTCATGTCGAGTTCACGGAGTACTACTTCCCTGATGGAAAAGACTACCCCA TCCCGTGCCCTAACCTGTACGCCCAGCTGAACGCACTGCAGCTGGTTCTGGATCCTCGCAGCCTGGTGTGGCTCAACCTCTTCGCCCTGGacctcaggcaaagtctgcagcAGTTCATGGAGATCTACAAGCTCAGCGACTCGCAGAAACCCGAAGAGCACGTCGACATCAAGGTCGACGGCCTCATGCTCAAG GTGGTGATTCCAACCGATCGGGACGCCTCCTGTCCCGCGGACCTGCCTCGCTCCATCTCCGTGCAGACCTCAGAAATGGTGGCCACGAACACCCGGCACCCGGCTAATTGCACCCGCTCCCACCTCGAGGCCCTCCTGCAGGCCTTTGAAGAGGAGccctttttctctccctgtTTCACCTCATTCcctcgctcctcctcctccttacccCTCCTCCATCCCGTCTTCCAACGCCACGCTCACGAACAAGACACCAAGCTCCACGACATCTACCGAGGCCTGGTGGCTCCTTCGTTGGGCACAGACGCCCTGAAGATGCCGGCTTGCGCTGACTTTTGGGCGTTGCACTTTGCCCAGTTCTGGGTGGACTACGAAGGCACCCGCGGGGGCAAGGGGCGGCCGCAGCCCTTTGTGGACTCCTTCCCTCTCACCGTGTGGGCGGGTCAGCCCGCCAAGATCGTCCAGCACCAGGAGAGGCTCAGAGTTGCTGCTGGATCAGTTTTGTCCAGGAGCACATCTGGAGAGTCTGTGACACGTCTGCAGAGGAAACGATTATTAAAGGACTATTACAGTACACAAAATGCAACAGAGCCTCCTAGCAACGGACTCCATAAACCCATCTCATTGGACAGtctgccttcctcctcctctccttcgtCATCATCAAGTAAAGATGCAGATCTGCATGTATTGGTGCACGTGCAGAAGCATTTAAGTGCTCAG GTGAGCCACCGGCAGTATGTGTTTCTGATGCATCTCCAGCGCAGCATCAAAGCCCTGCAGCACACGCTACAGCAGGATCTGGAGGAGATGGGCTGCAAGAAGGACCGCAAGGATCCCTCTCAGCGTCCCGCGGACCACCAGCCCTTCACCGCCTGCCTGGGCCTCCTGCTGAAGAGCGCCGAGGTGTCCCTGCTCCTGAAGCCCGTCCCCCAGCCCGAGGGTTCACGGTCTCCTATGGGGTCCGAGCTCTCCCCCTCAGAGAGCAGAGGAACCCTGGAGCCTGGGAGCGATGCGGGAGAGGGGGCGGAGAAGGGGAGTGATGGAGCTGGATCTGGgtctgaaggaggaggaggaggaggagccaaAGGGGCGTGCACTGTAGACCAGCTGTTATGTGCTGAAGGATTGGAGGGCGGAGCCTCACATGGTCTCGCCCCTCTCATCCCCGACTCAACTACATCGAATCACAAAGCGTCAGTGGATGGGAGGACTTCCGCTAAGAACTCTGGGAGGCGGAGTTCAGATGAAGGGGGCGAGGCGGTGGTGGATGGGCCAGTCGGAGGTGAAGATGACTCTAAAGCCCAGACGAGTGACCCCCTGTCTGACTGGAGCGACAAAGACCAGGCTGCAGCCGCAAAGATGCCTCAGTCAGTATCCAG GAAAGGAAGTTTGTCTGTGGTTTCTGATCTCCTCAGCTCCTCAAACTCCAGCAGATCCACCTCCCTTTATTCCATGTCCAACAT tggtcGTTTGATGCGGGATCGCTCCCAGTCCAGTTTCTCTGTGTCCTATAAGAACATGAAGAAGAGCCCGTCCCTGCAGTCGCTGGACAACATCTCCATAGACAGCTACCTGATGGAGGACGGAGACGCGTACAGTCTGCTGGAGAGAG ATGACGTGTCCATGTCAGGCTTCAAGGATGCCATCAGCGAGCAGAGTGCCACTGAGAGTGCCACCGAGGCGGTGACTGGTCAGGAGCAGGAAGGAGGCGTGTCCCCCGACACCGTCAGCGCCACCTCCCAGAGCATCGACGATGCCACCAAAGATATA GTGTCGGTGCTGGTGTTGAAGGTGCAGTCCGTGTGCGTAGCCATGGAGGCGCTGGGCGAGAGCACGGCCGCGGCGCTGCAGGTGGGCCAGGTCACGCCCAACCAGATGGGCAACGTCAGCCTGAGACAGTACCTCAGCAACCGCAGCCTGG GTATGGTGTGTTCAGTACCAATACCTGCTCAAAGCAGCCAAG CTGGCGGTGAGCTCCGCTCTGCGTCCGCCGGGGGCCTCCACGGTCCAGAGGTGCGAGCTCGCCTCGAGAGCGGGCCCTGCGCCGCCGCTCACTCCCCGCTGGCCGAGCGCAACGGCTTCCTGCAGCTGCGTCTCCACGGCTACCAGGCGAGCTTCCTGATGTCCACGCTGCGCAACATGGCTCACTTCCTGGAGGACGACTCGGCGCCGCAGGTGCTGCCCATGGAGATCAGCGTCAGGGACACGCACGTCAACTTAAAG GACGACGGCCCCCGCGACAATCCCTCCGACTCGGAGTCCTCGCCGATCACCCTGCATGTGGACAGCCTCgtcatacacagaagagacgaCGGCTCCTTCTCTATAGGAG TGGACACGGCAGCAGAGAACCAACCCAGGGTAGACGATGCGTTGATCGACAGCGCTCTGACTCCGGTCGCCGAGGCTGTGGGCGGCGTCTTCGCCATCCCAGAGGCCACACAGACCCAAGCCCCACCCACCAGCCCTCCTCCATCTTCCAGAGAAAAG ATGCTGGTGGAGGAAAACGAATGTTTAAAAGTGGAGCTGTCCCGAACCAAGATGGCGTTGGCCGAGGCTCAGATGGAGAAGGACTCGCTGCTGCACCGCATGAAGAACCTCAAAGTCAACACCAGCTAG
- the bltp3b gene encoding bridge-like lipid transfer protein family member 3B isoform X4, which translates to MAGLIKKQILKHLSRFAKNLSPDKINLSTLKGEGQLTNLELDEEVLQSLLDLPTWLAINRVECNKAAIRIPWTKLKTHPISLTLDKVVMEMSTCDEPRPANGPSPIATASGQSEYGFAEKVVEGISLSINSIVIRISAKAFNASFELSQLQVYSVNTSWSISDLRFTRIQDPQRGEILTFKEISWQMIRIEADAIQSAEHEMLSAPIRLITNQSKIRVTLKRRIKDCNVVASKLILVLDDLLWVLTDSQLKAMVQYAKSLSEAMEKSAQQRKSMATEDQESSAPPSDKQVRTQQASTAADQSATMANLFSAYDVCETSHHLQITHLDLHICDDIHVKDKVSNKRITGGAMQLSFSSITLDYYPFHRAGDSCAHWMHYSEATKTREGWARSLLDEFKSNVEMLKSAVRDQPGPTPPQGSPQHGKINTSSSASFSPPLPQSSKTQLTSSSVVLRIADFSIYQVSTADQRRSSPKTMISCNKKSLYLPPEMPAIHVEFTEYYFPDGKDYPIPCPNLYAQLNALQLVLDPRSLVWLNLFALDLRQSLQQFMEIYKLSDSQKPEEHVDIKVDGLMLKVVIPTDRDASCPADLPRSISVQTSEMVATNTRHPANCTRSHLEALLQAFEEEPFFSPCFTSFPRSSSSLPLLHPVFQRHAHEQDTKLHDIYRGLVAPSLGTDALKMPACADFWALHFAQFWVDYEGTRGGKGRPQPFVDSFPLTVWAGQPAKIVQHQERLRVAAGSVLSRSTSGESVTRLQRKRLLKDYYSTQNATEPPSNGLHKPISLDSLPSSSSPSSSSSKDADLHVLVHVQKHLSAQVSHRQYVFLMHLQRSIKALQHTLQQDLEEMGCKKDRKDPSQRPADHQPFTACLGLLLKSAEVSLLLKPVPQPEGSRSPMGSELSPSESRGTLEPGSDAGEGAEKGSDGAGSGSEGGGGGGAKGACTVDQLLCAEGLEGGASHGLAPLIPDSTTSNHKASVDGRTSAKNSGRRSSDEGGEAVVDGPVGGEDDSKAQTSDPLSDWSDKDQAAAAKMPQSVSSGRLMRDRSQSSFSVSYKNMKKSPSLQSLDNISIDSYLMEDGDAYSLLERDDVSMSGFKDAISEQSATESATEAVTGQEQEGGVSPDTVSATSQSIDDATKDIVSVLVLKVQSVCVAMEALGESTAAALQVGQVTPNQMGNVSLRQYLSNRSLGMVCSVPIPAQSSQAGGELRSASAGGLHGPEVRARLESGPCAAAHSPLAERNGFLQLRLHGYQASFLMSTLRNMAHFLEDDSAPQVLPMEISVRDTHVNLKDDGPRDNPSDSESSPITLHVDSLVIHRRDDGSFSIGVDTAAENQPRVDDALIDSALTPVAEAVGGVFAIPEATQTQAPPTSPPPSSREKMLVEENECLKVELSRTKMALAEAQMEKDSLLHRMKNLKVNTS; encoded by the exons ACTCTGGATAAAGTGGTGATGGAGATGAGCACCTGTGATGAGCCCCGCCCCGCCAATGGCCCGTCTCCCATAGCAACAGCGTCAGGACAAAG TGAATATGGCTTTGCTGAGAAGGTGGTAGAGGGGATCTCACTGTCCATCAACTCCATCGTCATCAGGATCAGTGCCAAGGCCTTTAACGCCTCCTTCGAGCTCTCCCAGCTGCAGGTCTACAGCGTCAACACCAGCTGGAGCATCAGTGACCTGCGATTCACCCGCATCCAGGACCCTCAGAGGGGAGAG ATCCTGACGTTCAAGGAGATCAGCTGGCAGATGATCCGTATCGAGGCTGACGCCATCCAGAGCGCCGAGCATGAGATGTTGAGCGCCCCCATTCGCCTCATCACCAACCAGTCCAAGATCAGAGTCACTCTCAAGAGACGG ATTAAGGACTGTAACGTGGTGGCCTCCAAGCTGATTCTGGTCCTGGACGACCTGCTGTGGGTGCTGACCGACTCCCAGCTCAAAGCCATGGTGCAGTATGCCAAGTCTCTCAGCGAGGCCATGGAGAAGTCGGCGCAGCAGAGGAAGAGCATGGCCACGGAGGACCAG GAGTCATCAGCTCCACCCTCGGACAAGCAGGTGCGCACCCAGCAGGCGTCCACGGCAGCCGACCAGAGCGCGACCATGGCCAATCTGTTCAGCGCCTACGACGTGTGCGAGACGTCCCACCACCTCCAGATCACACACCTCGACCTGCACATCTGCGACGACATCCACGTTAAGGATAAAG TGAGCAATAAGAGGATAACGGGCGGAGCCATGCAGCTTTCCTTCAGCTCCATCACTCTGGACTACTACCCGTTCCACAGAGCAG GTGACAGTTGTGCCCACTGGATGCACTACAGCGAGGCCACCAAGACCAGAGAGGGCTGGGCCCGGAGTCTGCTCGATGAGTTCAAGTCCAACGTGGAGATGTTGAAGAGCGCGGTTCGAGACCAGCCGGGACCGACCCCGCCGCAGGGCTCCCCTCAACacg gTAAAATTAACACCTCCTCCAGCGCTTCCTTCagtcctcctctccctcagaGCTCCAAGACCCAGCTCACGTCCAGCTCTGTTGTCCTCAGGATTGCTGACTTCAGCATCTACCAG GTGTCAACAGCGGACCAGCGCCGCTCCAGCCCCAAGACCATGATCTCCTGCAATAAGAAGTCCTTGTACCTTCCGCCAGAGATGCCGGCCATTCATGTCGAGTTCACGGAGTACTACTTCCCTGATGGAAAAGACTACCCCA TCCCGTGCCCTAACCTGTACGCCCAGCTGAACGCACTGCAGCTGGTTCTGGATCCTCGCAGCCTGGTGTGGCTCAACCTCTTCGCCCTGGacctcaggcaaagtctgcagcAGTTCATGGAGATCTACAAGCTCAGCGACTCGCAGAAACCCGAAGAGCACGTCGACATCAAGGTCGACGGCCTCATGCTCAAG GTGGTGATTCCAACCGATCGGGACGCCTCCTGTCCCGCGGACCTGCCTCGCTCCATCTCCGTGCAGACCTCAGAAATGGTGGCCACGAACACCCGGCACCCGGCTAATTGCACCCGCTCCCACCTCGAGGCCCTCCTGCAGGCCTTTGAAGAGGAGccctttttctctccctgtTTCACCTCATTCcctcgctcctcctcctccttacccCTCCTCCATCCCGTCTTCCAACGCCACGCTCACGAACAAGACACCAAGCTCCACGACATCTACCGAGGCCTGGTGGCTCCTTCGTTGGGCACAGACGCCCTGAAGATGCCGGCTTGCGCTGACTTTTGGGCGTTGCACTTTGCCCAGTTCTGGGTGGACTACGAAGGCACCCGCGGGGGCAAGGGGCGGCCGCAGCCCTTTGTGGACTCCTTCCCTCTCACCGTGTGGGCGGGTCAGCCCGCCAAGATCGTCCAGCACCAGGAGAGGCTCAGAGTTGCTGCTGGATCAGTTTTGTCCAGGAGCACATCTGGAGAGTCTGTGACACGTCTGCAGAGGAAACGATTATTAAAGGACTATTACAGTACACAAAATGCAACAGAGCCTCCTAGCAACGGACTCCATAAACCCATCTCATTGGACAGtctgccttcctcctcctctccttcgtCATCATCAAGTAAAGATGCAGATCTGCATGTATTGGTGCACGTGCAGAAGCATTTAAGTGCTCAG GTGAGCCACCGGCAGTATGTGTTTCTGATGCATCTCCAGCGCAGCATCAAAGCCCTGCAGCACACGCTACAGCAGGATCTGGAGGAGATGGGCTGCAAGAAGGACCGCAAGGATCCCTCTCAGCGTCCCGCGGACCACCAGCCCTTCACCGCCTGCCTGGGCCTCCTGCTGAAGAGCGCCGAGGTGTCCCTGCTCCTGAAGCCCGTCCCCCAGCCCGAGGGTTCACGGTCTCCTATGGGGTCCGAGCTCTCCCCCTCAGAGAGCAGAGGAACCCTGGAGCCTGGGAGCGATGCGGGAGAGGGGGCGGAGAAGGGGAGTGATGGAGCTGGATCTGGgtctgaaggaggaggaggaggaggagccaaAGGGGCGTGCACTGTAGACCAGCTGTTATGTGCTGAAGGATTGGAGGGCGGAGCCTCACATGGTCTCGCCCCTCTCATCCCCGACTCAACTACATCGAATCACAAAGCGTCAGTGGATGGGAGGACTTCCGCTAAGAACTCTGGGAGGCGGAGTTCAGATGAAGGGGGCGAGGCGGTGGTGGATGGGCCAGTCGGAGGTGAAGATGACTCTAAAGCCCAGACGAGTGACCCCCTGTCTGACTGGAGCGACAAAGACCAGGCTGCAGCCGCAAAGATGCCTCAGTCAGTATCCAG tggtcGTTTGATGCGGGATCGCTCCCAGTCCAGTTTCTCTGTGTCCTATAAGAACATGAAGAAGAGCCCGTCCCTGCAGTCGCTGGACAACATCTCCATAGACAGCTACCTGATGGAGGACGGAGACGCGTACAGTCTGCTGGAGAGAG ATGACGTGTCCATGTCAGGCTTCAAGGATGCCATCAGCGAGCAGAGTGCCACTGAGAGTGCCACCGAGGCGGTGACTGGTCAGGAGCAGGAAGGAGGCGTGTCCCCCGACACCGTCAGCGCCACCTCCCAGAGCATCGACGATGCCACCAAAGATATA GTGTCGGTGCTGGTGTTGAAGGTGCAGTCCGTGTGCGTAGCCATGGAGGCGCTGGGCGAGAGCACGGCCGCGGCGCTGCAGGTGGGCCAGGTCACGCCCAACCAGATGGGCAACGTCAGCCTGAGACAGTACCTCAGCAACCGCAGCCTGG GTATGGTGTGTTCAGTACCAATACCTGCTCAAAGCAGCCAAG CTGGCGGTGAGCTCCGCTCTGCGTCCGCCGGGGGCCTCCACGGTCCAGAGGTGCGAGCTCGCCTCGAGAGCGGGCCCTGCGCCGCCGCTCACTCCCCGCTGGCCGAGCGCAACGGCTTCCTGCAGCTGCGTCTCCACGGCTACCAGGCGAGCTTCCTGATGTCCACGCTGCGCAACATGGCTCACTTCCTGGAGGACGACTCGGCGCCGCAGGTGCTGCCCATGGAGATCAGCGTCAGGGACACGCACGTCAACTTAAAG GACGACGGCCCCCGCGACAATCCCTCCGACTCGGAGTCCTCGCCGATCACCCTGCATGTGGACAGCCTCgtcatacacagaagagacgaCGGCTCCTTCTCTATAGGAG TGGACACGGCAGCAGAGAACCAACCCAGGGTAGACGATGCGTTGATCGACAGCGCTCTGACTCCGGTCGCCGAGGCTGTGGGCGGCGTCTTCGCCATCCCAGAGGCCACACAGACCCAAGCCCCACCCACCAGCCCTCCTCCATCTTCCAGAGAAAAG ATGCTGGTGGAGGAAAACGAATGTTTAAAAGTGGAGCTGTCCCGAACCAAGATGGCGTTGGCCGAGGCTCAGATGGAGAAGGACTCGCTGCTGCACCGCATGAAGAACCTCAAAGTCAACACCAGCTAG